The window CGAACGCTGAGCGCTTCACATCTGGGGGAAGAAATGAGAACAAGATCTGTAACTCTGCTCAGCTGTTTTACTGATTGACACTGCTCAGGTACCCCCCAAAACAACCCCCCCCACCATTCTCCTCTAGTCTGAGCTCTAGTAGACTGAGCCTCCATGTGACATCAATGGCCAATCACCAGCAGGGAAAGTCAgggcattaaagagaacctgtctcttTCCTTGCAAAGGACTGGACTGACATGACACATAATGATTGGATGCTGACAGCCTCTGGGGGGGTGGGTTAAAGATCCCATCCAATGTGTACACAATGCCCCCCCACCCACATCCGAAACTCACAGCTCTGTATCTGCGGCTGCTCCGTGTAGGTCGGCTTGAAGAACGCTTCTTTGAAAAACCAGAGAACGTTTACCAACCAGAGGAAAGGCAGCAACGCGAATCCGCCTGCAACGTAAGAGAAAGTTATTGTGTGACTGTCATCCGTCAGCAGCTGGAATAAAAAGTGAACCAGCTTGTAGATCTGCCGCCTCTAGAAACACATCCAAGTTGTCCTCTGACAGCTGCTGATCGTCTCCTGGCTTGTGCACCCCTTGTGACTGCATTGCCAGGTGACAACCCCCGATCATGCCACAACTCACCCAGGTAATACTTCCGGCACAGCTGCAGTTTCTCCTCATTGGGAACTCGTTCCAGGTTCATAGTCAGGACGGGTATGTAGGATGCACCGCAGGAGGAAATTCACCAATGAACCAGACTGTGGGAGGAAAGGGGACAATAAGAGCCAATGTGATGTGTAATCTTATCCTTTGAAAATAAGGacagagcaaagaaaaatgataagataataaatgaacattaaagtttatctattcaaaatgtaaaaaaaaaaaaagtgtgaacaaCCAGAACCCCATCCAATGTTCTCATTGTAAGACATGGGCTGTTGTCGCCGAAACAGGAAGTACAACATTTTACAGGAAGAAAGGGGGAATCTCCTAATGGGGACACGCCTCGGTGACAACGCCCTCAGGTGTGTTATTGCTGGTGACATTTATTCCTATTGGCACCCCCTCATCACAAAGATGCTCAGCTTGCATTGGCAGACCGGACCGTTCTAATTTCTCCTtgtactacaagtcccagcattacACACAATCACAAGGATATCTGTGATTTCTAGACCCTGCGGGGTTAAAGGCTCCCCCCGGCTGCCAAGTATGGGAAGCGTTTATGTTTTTAGCCATGAGCTCCGGAGGGGATAAAGATTTTCTTGCTGAGATATGTTGGCCCCGGGCCCTCggcagtacccccccccccccattctctcCCTCGAAGGGCCGTATTTGGTAATGTTTGGGACACGGCTATACGACTCGCCATCTTTTACATCCACAAGTCTGACGGGTCCGTAATCCGGTGAGACCTCACATGGAGGGGCCGCCCTGCACTATTAACCCTGCGGGGGATTCCAAAATCATTCCCAGTGGGATTGGGAGTGGGGTCACCATGGATTTATATCTCAGGGTACAAGCAACTCCCAAAGCAACCAGCTGAGGGGACAGCAGCAGCTACACGGCCGGCTCTCTCTAATTGAAGGTCCCTATGGAGCTGTATGAAGCAGGTGGGGAGGGGGAGGAGTCaatggtctgatttatttaggtaACAGCTTCAGCTACTGAGTTCAGTAAACAATGAGCcaggtaaacatttaaaaagaaacctaaagcACCACCACCAAAGATCAACATTCACATGGAATTTTATTCCCGGACAcgtgttaaagtgaacctgtcacattATAAATTAACAACGTGACCAAAGCCAAGAACCTAATCCAATGCCTACATGATGAAGGCTTCACTCCTCCTACTTGGACAATTAGCCAATCACAAATCTTAACATCCCCAAACAGGTGTTTGGAATATAAAATAATCTCTGGATCCTATACTTACCTCCACCCCAATGTGTCCCCTGTAGTAGCTCCTTTcggccacaagatgtcctcagtct of the Pyxicephalus adspersus chromosome 11, UCB_Pads_2.0, whole genome shotgun sequence genome contains:
- the PSENEN gene encoding gamma-secretase subunit PEN-2, with the protein product MNLERVPNEEKLQLCRKYYLGGFALLPFLWLVNVLWFFKEAFFKPTYTEQPQIQSYVKRSAFGLFVWVVILTTWISIYQTNRASWGATGDYLSFTIPLGIP